Proteins from a single region of Styela clava chromosome 1, kaStyClav1.hap1.2, whole genome shotgun sequence:
- the LOC120338590 gene encoding cathepsin L-like, whose product MKLLIVALVIGLSQCFGENNSLPGGIMELDTNGFPPEFGRAYKKAKIPFIFINADKVTHQVVSGVMYTVDFTAGPAECFKWNGYGRDDDCESKKQKCHLSYVVQAWKKNNLTVVDSKCQFDSDPELIESPFDSNTDRRALNLFNDFITVHGRPYRNNTNDGMYWKRFTVFKKNLAIVDKLNSNKDDKAEYGVTQFMDYTSREYKKYLAPGFIEAVKPEPRLVDVDNVEDVPKSVDWTKQGAVTEVKNQGQCGSCWAFSTTGNVEGQWFLKTGKLISLSEQELVDCDKTDLGCNGGLPANAYKSIEELGGLEKEKDYPYDARGEKCSFDKSEVAVYINDSVTLPTDEGKLASWLYKNGPISIGINAMAMQFYMGGVSHPWKFLCSPKNLDHGVLITGYGETDDGEPYWIIKNSWGPNWGEKGYYRIYRGDGSCGVNKMPTSAIVK is encoded by the exons ATGAAGCTCCTTATTGTGGCTTTGGTTATTGGACTCAGCCAATGCTTTGGAGAAAATAATTCGTTACCTGGTGGAATTATGGAATTGGACACAAATGGTTTTCCACCAGAATTTGGTCGGGCATATAAAAAAGCAAAGATCccattcatttttattaatgcTGATAAAGTTACACATCAG GTTGTATCAGGAGTGATGTATACGGTTGATTTCACTGCTGGTCCTGCTGAATGTTTCAAGTGGAATGGCTATGGTCGTGACGATGATTGTGAATCTAAAAAA CAAAAATGTCATCTGAGTTATGTTGTTCAAGCATGGAAGAAAAATAATCTGACAGTTGTTGATTCCAAATGCCAAT TTGATTCTGATCCGGAACTAATTGAAAGTCCATTTGATTCAAATACTGATCGTCGTGCTTTGAATCTGTTCAATGACTTCATTACAGTACATGGTAGACCGTACAG aaataatacaAATGATGGAATGTATTGGAAAAGATTTACTGTATTCAAGAAAAATTTGGCCATTGTTGACAAACTTAACAGCAATAAAGATGACAAAGCTGAATATGGAGTCACACAATTCATGGATTATACTT CTCGGGAATATAAGAAATATTTGGCCCCTGGTTTCATTGAGGCTGTGAAACCTGAACCAAGATTAGTTGATGTTGACAATGTGGAAGATGTACCAAAATCTGTTGATTGGACAAAACAAGGTGCAGTAACAGAGGTCAAAAATCAG GGTCAATGTGGATCATGTTGGGCATTTTCCACCACTGGTAATGTAGAAGGGCAATGGTTCTTGAAAACTGGAAAATTGATATCTCTTTCTGAACAAGAATTAGTTGATTGCGATAAAACAGACCTTGGATGTAATGGTGGTCTGCCAGCAAATGCTTACAAAAGCATTGAAGAATTAG GTGGACTGGAAAAAGAGAAGGACTATCCTTATGATGCCAGAGGAGAGAAATGTAGCTTTGATAAATCTGAGGTAGCTGTATACATCAATGACTCAGTAACACTTCCAACTGATGAAGGAAAGCTTGCTTCTTGGTTGTACAAAAATGGACCAATTTCTATTGGAATCAACGCTATGGCAATGCAG ttttacatGGGTGGAGTGTCGCATCCATGGAAATTTCTCTGCAGTCCAAAGAATCTTGACCATGGAGTTCTTATCACTGGATACGGAGAGACTGACG ATGGAGAACCATATTGGATCATAAAGAACAGCTGGGGACCGAATTGGGGAGAGAAA GGATACTATCGAATTTACAGAGGAGATGGTTCATGTGGTGTGAACAAGATGCCGACCTCAGCAATCGTGAAATGA
- the LOC120338606 gene encoding vesicle transport protein SEC20-like, with product MNAQSWVRKLSLEKKKVPENADLKEKIVTMDCSAKAAIQDVWRCDGTIENLQTIHENARRKINELRAAIQDFETAAQEADDVKQKLEMEESVKFFKEQIQNTNSTLRKAYLTKKIALDEESKMLLLGGAKNSEVRRRQASAANQENLARTANDVTQSLLSISRVMSGSVQQSADSLNTLVRSSGSLKQTDEELKDQSGVIQTSHRLLTKYNRRECTDKFLIFLALAFFFSTVLYILKKRLWPV from the coding sequence ATGAATGCACAAAGCTGGGTGCGTAAGTTATCTCTGGAGAAGAAGAAAGTTCCAGAAAATGCTGATTTGAAAGAAAAGATTGTTACAATGGATTGCTCTGCTAAAGCTGCGATTCAGGATGTCTGGAGATGTGATGGCACAATAGAAAACTTACAGACAATTCATGAAAATGCTCGTAGAAAAATTAATGAGCTTCGTGCTGCTATTCAAGATTTTGAAACAGCTGCACAGGAAGCTGATGATgtgaaacaaaaattagaaatggaAGAGTCGGTCAAATTTTTTAAGGAACAAATTCAGAACACAAATTCTACGTTGCGCAAAGCATATTTGACTAAAAAGATTGCTCTCGATGAGGAGTCGAAAATGTTACTTCTTGGTGGTGCTAAAAACTCAGAAGTTCGTCGTCGTCAAGCATCTGCTGCAAATCAAGAAAACCTTGCACGAACTGCGAACGATGTAACACAAAGTCTGTTGAGCATAAGTCGGGTCATGAGTGGCAGCGTGCAACAGAGTGCTGACTCATTGAATACGTTAGTCAGGTCGTCTGGTTCTTTAAAACAGACCGATGAAGAATTGAAAGACCAGTCTGGCGTTATCCAGACCAGTCATAGGTTATTGACTAAATATAATAGGCGAGAATGCActgataaatttttaatatttcttgcATTGGCTTTCTTTTTCAGTACAGTgctatatattttgaaaaagcgTTTGTGGCCTGTGTAA
- the LOC120338574 gene encoding zinc finger CCCH-type with G patch domain-containing protein-like has protein sequence MITMDSITTDLYKKQLDQVNEALKSQTNNSDVKDLLQLRDDLTQLLSLCVDCPSENTTAIENAESLEYDIATDRQHVRSGTTSNIEDELSAFYNNDSQAENDQDKTGQSNPDNVDADGHTMDNELANFYSEISNLDTECPSLHKTDESSLSIFSENISKCENNDSSDPNNEIFLDSIEYVDDISGVKCQAPFSTEWSGTQYHNAMIQVAVENDESICDKADNEMNVKVLFLNPIMKEMQPCPYYLEGNCKFDEAGCRYSHGYIVNIFELRPFVSPDYSNLTEGHKCLAKTQDGLWKPGIVVKIEDNLYSVSFLHKSPTLTLALHDLLPETNHIIIDENEVDSDEDILVEITPQNLYKEYGASSSKGMPPRLGLWEEHTNGIGSKLMQKMGYQLGEGLGKSSQGRLEPVPIVMLPVGKSLDHCMEVRLKKGVKHIGDTNQNTQGSEKVLRRKKRDRCVFSFLNKTLGVSEAKKDSKKQIEMPKDMFGIKAGTEQKNVKNFNKQMMKNEDDMKKIKAKVLKVKESLRRNQSNPSVVKSLTEKLDKLKEDLTNMKELESNIKIHKSRMETHRKMTSF, from the coding sequence ATGATTACAATGGATAGCATAACAACAGATTTATACAAGAAACAACTTGATCAAGTAAATGAAGCATTAAAAAGTCAAACGAATAATTCAGATGTAAAAGACTTATTGCAGTTGCGAGATGATCTGACTCAATTATTGAGTTTGTGTGTTGATTGTCCATCAGAAAATACAACTGCAATTGAGAATGCAGAATCATTGGAATATGACATAGCTACTGATAGACAACATGTAAGGAGTGGAACAACATCAAATATAGAAGATGAATTGAGTGCATTTTACAACAATGATTCACAAGCAGAAAATGACCAGGACAAAACAGGTCAAAGCAATCCAGATAATGTTGATGCTGATGGGCATACTATGGATAACGAATTAGCAAATTTTTATTCAGAGATATCTAATTTGGATACAGAATGTCCTTCTTTGCATAAGACTGATGAAAGCTCATTGTCAATATTtagtgaaaatatttctaaatgtgAAAACAATGACTCGTCCGATCcaaacaatgaaatatttttggacAGTATTGAATATGTGGATGACATAAGTGGTGTAAAATGTCAAGCACCGTTTTCTACAGAATGGTCAGGTACACAATATCACAATGCAATGATACAAGTAGCAGTGGAAAATGATGAAAGTATATGTGATAAGGCTGATAATGAAATGAACGTTAAAGTACTCTTTTTGAACCCAATTATGAAAGAAATGCAGCCTTGCCCATATTATCTTGAAGGGAATTGTAAGTTTGATGAAGCTGGCTGTCGATATTCGCATGGTTAtattgtcaatatatttgagctGAGGCCTTTTGTCTCTCCAGATTACTCAAATTTAACTGAAGGACATAAATGTTTGGCTAAAACACAGGATGGATTATGGAAACCTGGTATTGTGGTTAAAATTGAAGACAATCTTTACTCTGTTAGTTTTTTGCACAAATCTCCAACTCTTACACTAGCTTTACATGACCTTTTGCCTGAGACTAATCATATTATTATTGATGAAAATGAAGTAGATTCTGACGAAGACATATTAGTAGAGATAACCCCCCAAAATTTATACAAAGAATATGGAGCATCAAGTTCCAAAGGGATGCCTCCTCGTTTAGGCTTATGGGAAGAACACACTAACGGCATAGGCTCGAAACTTATGCAGAAAATGGGATATCAATTAGGTGAAGGCTTGGGTAAAAGCAGTCAAGGCCGTTTAGAACCTGTTCCAATTGTCATGCTTCCAGTTGGTAAATCGCTCGACCATTGCATGGAAGTAAGACTTAAAAAGGGTGTAAAACACATTGGCGATACAAACCAAAATACACAAGGAAGTGAAAAAGTACTTAGGAGAAAAAAACGTGACAGATGTGTTTTTTCATTCCTCAACAAGACTTTAGGTGTCAGTGAAGCTAAAAAAGACTCTAAAAAGCAAATTGAAATGCCTAAAGATATGTTTGGAATAAAGGCTGGTACtgaacaaaaaaatgtaaaaaatttcaataaacaaatgatgaaaaatgaagatgacatgaaaaaaattaaagcaaaAGTTCTCAAAGTAAAAGAATCATTACGAAGGAACCAATCTAATCCTTCAGTCGTCAAATCTTTGACTGAAAAACTCGACAAACTAAAGGAAGATTTGACAAACATGAAAGAACTGGAATCTAATATTAAAATTCATAAGTCAAGAATGGAAACTCATAGAAAAATGACAAGTTTTTGA